One window from the genome of Pedobacter schmidteae encodes:
- a CDS encoding DUF5686 and carboxypeptidase-like regulatory domain-containing protein produces MLLVGMAFPAFSQTTVKGTIVDKQTRQPIPSVTVSFPEIKLNAVSDNDGRFRIHTGKTVKIIRFSAIGYKAFTYTLPRSGDHQLQIDLDESSNNLDDVTIVAQKRPRYSNKNNEAVEMIRQVIANRDKNRREQNNTVVFKQYEKLSLSLSMAAKQVEHSAIVRKFPFLAKTADRAKQPGRALIPLFMREKLSQCLETKDHLNDKTRVLDQKQSRIDQFFDEDGIDEYLNQIYQPVDLYDHDLGIGSQRFLSPIAQMAPEFYKYFIMDTVKNVQPNMVHLMFSPRNKQDQLFMGEMYIPLDGKYAVTEVTLTLNKAVNLNFVKDFETKISYKKDEQGKYYISNSIMAMDLGLFKGKYTIFGERSLNTADYKFVDTNYTFPTAPILATKRDVLDTFKRPFALTSLEQNAYNNIDSLKQSPKFRRMAALSALVLTGYHTMGPVDLGPVSSFYSFNNVEGTRFRIGGRTNAVFSDKIVLDGHVAYGLKDEKWKHALSMSYSFKPKDPLQFPIHSFTVKHSFETQIPGQDLNFLEDDNFLLSFKRGVNDKWLYNQKWSGEYFRELENHISFKFGYRNQQFNPAGGLVFQPLTGNPVQKLQLSEFTAELRWAPGEQFYQGKRYRRPIKNAYPIFTLRGSAGVKDFLSGDYDYQNISLHVFKRLFISPFGYSDIVLEGGMVFGKVPFPLLAIHRANQTYAYQIQAYNLMNFMEFMSDRYASINIDHSLNGAILNKVPLLKKLHLREMASLKVLYGSISSKNMPDNDPRLYRFATNKDGVQTSFGLDRAPYIEASVGISNIFKLLRVDYIRRFNYLDHPNVTKSGIRARIHVDF; encoded by the coding sequence ATGCTGCTGGTTGGCATGGCTTTCCCGGCATTTTCTCAAACCACCGTAAAAGGTACTATTGTAGATAAGCAAACCCGGCAACCTATCCCATCAGTAACGGTTTCTTTTCCTGAAATTAAACTTAATGCAGTTTCAGATAACGATGGTCGCTTTCGTATCCATACCGGAAAAACTGTAAAAATTATCCGCTTTTCGGCCATCGGCTATAAAGCATTTACCTATACATTGCCAAGAAGCGGAGATCATCAGCTACAGATAGACCTGGATGAAAGCTCCAATAATTTGGATGATGTAACCATTGTGGCGCAAAAAAGACCAAGGTACAGCAACAAAAATAATGAAGCGGTAGAAATGATCCGCCAGGTGATTGCCAATAGAGATAAAAACAGACGGGAGCAGAATAATACAGTAGTTTTTAAACAGTACGAAAAGCTTAGTTTGTCCTTAAGTATGGCCGCAAAGCAGGTAGAGCACTCGGCCATTGTGCGTAAGTTTCCTTTTCTGGCGAAAACAGCAGATAGGGCAAAACAGCCAGGAAGGGCGCTGATTCCGTTGTTTATGCGCGAAAAACTGAGCCAATGCTTGGAAACCAAAGACCATTTGAATGACAAAACGAGGGTGCTGGACCAAAAGCAAAGCCGGATAGACCAGTTTTTTGATGAGGATGGTATAGATGAATATCTGAATCAGATTTATCAACCGGTAGATCTTTATGATCATGATCTCGGTATCGGTAGTCAGCGTTTCCTGAGTCCGATTGCCCAGATGGCCCCCGAGTTTTACAAGTATTTTATCATGGACACGGTGAAAAATGTTCAGCCAAACATGGTTCATCTGATGTTTAGCCCCAGAAATAAACAGGATCAGTTGTTTATGGGAGAAATGTATATTCCTTTGGATGGAAAATACGCCGTAACGGAAGTAACGCTGACCTTAAATAAGGCGGTAAATTTGAATTTCGTGAAAGATTTTGAAACGAAAATCAGTTACAAGAAAGATGAACAAGGCAAATATTACATCTCCAATAGTATAATGGCGATGGACTTGGGCCTGTTTAAGGGGAAATATACCATATTTGGCGAGCGTAGTTTGAATACTGCTGACTATAAGTTTGTTGATACAAATTATACTTTTCCGACCGCGCCAATTTTGGCTACAAAAAGAGATGTGCTGGATACCTTTAAACGTCCCTTTGCTCTAACCTCTTTAGAGCAAAATGCTTACAATAATATCGATAGTCTGAAACAATCGCCAAAGTTTAGACGTATGGCTGCATTAAGTGCATTGGTGCTTACAGGCTACCATACCATGGGACCGGTTGACCTGGGGCCGGTAAGTTCTTTTTATAGTTTTAATAATGTGGAAGGAACCAGGTTCAGAATAGGTGGACGTACCAATGCTGTTTTTAGTGATAAAATTGTGCTGGATGGACATGTCGCGTACGGCTTGAAAGATGAAAAATGGAAACATGCCCTAAGCATGTCTTATTCTTTTAAACCGAAAGACCCCTTGCAATTTCCAATACATAGTTTTACGGTAAAACATAGCTTTGAAACCCAGATTCCCGGACAGGACCTGAATTTTTTGGAGGACGACAATTTTCTACTTTCCTTTAAAAGAGGCGTAAATGATAAATGGCTATATAATCAAAAATGGAGTGGGGAATATTTCAGAGAACTGGAAAATCACATCTCCTTTAAGTTTGGATATAGAAATCAACAGTTTAATCCTGCCGGAGGGTTGGTGTTTCAACCGCTTACAGGCAATCCCGTACAAAAGCTACAGCTGTCGGAATTTACAGCTGAGCTGAGGTGGGCACCCGGGGAACAATTTTATCAGGGCAAACGTTACAGGCGCCCTATAAAAAATGCTTATCCTATTTTTACGTTAAGAGGAAGTGCTGGTGTAAAAGATTTTCTAAGTGGCGATTATGATTATCAGAACATCTCCCTGCATGTCTTTAAACGGTTATTCATTTCACCTTTTGGCTATTCAGATATTGTTCTGGAAGGCGGAATGGTTTTCGGAAAGGTTCCTTTTCCATTGCTGGCTATCCATCGGGCCAATCAGACCTATGCCTATCAGATTCAGGCCTATAACCTGATGAATTTTATGGAATTTATGAGCGATCGCTACGCAAGTATCAATATTGATCACTCTTTGAACGGGGCAATTTTGAATAAAGTGCCTTTGCTTAAAAAACTGCATTTAAGGGAAATGGCCTCTTTAAAAGTGCTTTATGGTAGCATTTCTTCAAAAAATATGCCCGACAATGATCCCCGCCTTTATCGCTTTGCGACCAATAAGGACGGAGTGCAAACCTCATTTGGATTGGATAGAGCTCCTTATATAGAAGCGAGTGTCGGAATTTCCAATATTTTTAAATTGCTGCGGGTGGATTATATACGAAGGTTCAATTATCTTGATCATCCAAACGTGACTAAATCAGGTATCAGGGCCCGAATTCACGTAGATTTTTAA
- the kbl gene encoding glycine C-acetyltransferase: MYKTLQPVLQQELDQIEKDGLFKRERIIVTPQGADIKVSTGQEVINFCANNYLGLSSDQRVIDAAKKAIDQYGYGMSSVRFICGTQDVHKELEEKLSKFLGTEDTILYAAAFDANGGVFEPLFNDQDAIISDELNHASIIDGVRLCKAKRFRYKNADMADLEQQLIAAKDARHRIIVTDGAFSMDGVVAPLDQICDLADKYEALVMIDESHCTGFIGKTGRGTHEHFNVMDRVDIITGTLGKALGGASGGFTSGKKEIIDMLRQRSRPYLFSNTLAPAIAGASVAVLDMLSETTDLRDKLERNTQYFREKMTAAGFDIKPGVHPIVPVMLYDAKLAQEFAAKMLEEGIYVIGFYYPVVGQGKARIRVQLSAAHEQHHLDKAIAAFTKVGKALGVL; the protein is encoded by the coding sequence ATGTATAAAACTCTGCAACCGGTTCTTCAACAAGAGCTGGACCAAATAGAAAAAGACGGTTTATTTAAGCGTGAACGTATCATTGTAACACCTCAGGGCGCTGATATTAAAGTAAGCACCGGGCAGGAAGTGATTAATTTTTGTGCCAATAATTATCTGGGACTATCATCAGACCAAAGGGTAATTGACGCGGCAAAAAAGGCGATTGATCAATATGGCTACGGAATGTCTTCCGTACGTTTTATCTGTGGTACCCAGGATGTACATAAAGAACTGGAAGAAAAACTGTCTAAATTTTTAGGAACGGAAGACACCATTTTATATGCTGCTGCATTTGATGCCAATGGGGGTGTTTTTGAGCCCTTGTTTAATGATCAGGATGCAATTATTTCGGATGAGCTGAACCATGCGTCGATTATTGATGGTGTGCGCTTGTGTAAAGCGAAACGTTTCAGGTACAAAAATGCAGACATGGCAGATTTAGAGCAGCAGTTGATTGCTGCAAAGGATGCACGTCACCGCATTATCGTTACCGATGGTGCTTTTTCTATGGATGGTGTGGTAGCGCCATTGGATCAGATTTGTGACCTGGCTGATAAGTATGAGGCATTGGTGATGATCGATGAATCACATTGTACTGGCTTTATTGGCAAAACCGGACGCGGAACACACGAGCATTTTAATGTAATGGATCGTGTAGATATCATCACTGGTACTTTGGGTAAAGCATTGGGTGGCGCTTCAGGAGGCTTCACTTCGGGTAAAAAAGAAATTATCGATATGTTGCGCCAGCGCTCGCGTCCGTATTTATTCTCCAATACTTTGGCCCCGGCTATTGCAGGTGCATCTGTAGCGGTATTGGATATGCTGAGCGAAACTACTGATTTAAGAGACAAACTGGAACGGAATACACAGTATTTCCGCGAAAAAATGACGGCAGCGGGTTTTGATATTAAACCAGGTGTACACCCAATTGTTCCGGTAATGCTTTATGATGCAAAGTTGGCTCAGGAGTTTGCCGCAAAAATGTTGGAAGAAGGAATTTACGTTATCGGTTTCTACTATCCGGTAGTGGGACAAGGAAAGGCCAGGATCCGTGTTCAGTTGTCGGCCGCACACGAGCAACACCATTTAGATAAAGCTATTGCCGCCTTTACTAAGGTAGGTAAAGCCCTGGGCGTGCTATAA
- the pheS gene encoding phenylalanine--tRNA ligase subunit alpha, whose amino-acid sequence MLQDKITQYTAEINAFSTDNADVLEQFRIKFLGTKGIIKDIFDEFKAVSPEEKRTLGKVLNEFKQLAEAKYQGLKDQAEVTDASKDAGLDLTLPGEGFEVGSRHPLALVRREIVEIFNKLGFVVAEGPEIEDDWHNFSALNFPEEHPARDMQDTFFIKKGGENGDIALRTHTSSVQVRMMEAGKPPFRAIMPGRVYRNEAISARAHCFFHQVEGLYVDENVSFADLKQTLFYFVQELYGEGTKVRFRPSYFPFTEPSAEMDISCTICKGEGCQMCKYSGWVEILGCGMVDPNVLDNCNIDSKKYSGFAFGMGIERIANLKFEIKDLRLFSENDARFLKQYKTSLI is encoded by the coding sequence ATGTTACAAGATAAGATAACACAATATACCGCAGAAATAAATGCTTTTTCTACGGACAACGCTGATGTATTAGAACAATTCCGCATAAAGTTCCTGGGGACAAAAGGAATCATAAAAGATATCTTTGACGAGTTTAAAGCTGTATCTCCGGAGGAAAAAAGAACACTTGGGAAGGTTTTAAATGAGTTTAAACAGCTTGCTGAAGCTAAGTATCAGGGGCTTAAAGATCAGGCCGAGGTGACTGATGCTTCTAAAGATGCAGGACTGGACCTGACTTTGCCAGGTGAGGGTTTTGAGGTTGGCTCGCGCCATCCTTTGGCCCTGGTAAGGAGAGAGATTGTCGAGATTTTTAACAAGCTTGGTTTTGTGGTGGCCGAAGGTCCGGAAATTGAGGACGATTGGCACAACTTCTCGGCATTGAACTTTCCGGAAGAACACCCAGCACGTGATATGCAGGATACTTTTTTCATCAAAAAAGGAGGTGAAAATGGCGATATTGCTTTGCGCACACATACTTCTTCTGTTCAGGTAAGGATGATGGAGGCCGGGAAACCACCGTTCAGAGCCATTATGCCGGGACGTGTTTACAGAAATGAAGCCATTTCGGCCAGGGCACATTGCTTTTTTCACCAGGTAGAGGGTTTGTATGTAGATGAAAATGTTTCGTTTGCTGACCTGAAGCAGACTTTGTTTTATTTTGTTCAGGAATTGTATGGCGAAGGTACCAAAGTACGTTTCCGTCCTTCTTACTTTCCGTTTACAGAACCATCCGCCGAGATGGATATCTCTTGTACCATTTGCAAGGGAGAAGGTTGTCAGATGTGCAAATACAGTGGCTGGGTGGAGATTTTGGGCTGCGGTATGGTAGATCCGAATGTTTTGGATAATTGTAATATCGATAGCAAAAAATATAGCGGTTTTGCATTTGGGATGGGTATTGAGCGGATTGCAAATCTGAAATTTGAAATTAAGGATCTGCGTCTGTTCTCGGAAAACGATGCAAGGTTTTTAAAGCAATACAAAACTTCACTTATATAA
- a CDS encoding TetR/AcrR family transcriptional regulator, giving the protein MEPEKIKESIVRAAKELFRKYGYHKTSVNEIARKARIAKATIYKYFESKEQILDAILMDYLDLNLHEILKNKAQFADEEEHLKALVMKTCRLTYTVCNEFIGWDFVRENANSQEFLKHLSDQLESLLLSAYLELDHFKNHPSRREGLAFLLKASKNIVFSFAFTSVSDSDVRKNFVSFQKELLPFLVKAAL; this is encoded by the coding sequence ATGGAACCAGAGAAAATAAAAGAAAGCATAGTTAGGGCTGCTAAGGAATTGTTCAGAAAATACGGTTATCATAAAACCAGTGTTAATGAAATTGCCAGAAAAGCACGCATAGCAAAAGCTACCATATACAAGTATTTCGAAAGTAAGGAGCAGATTCTGGATGCAATTCTGATGGATTATCTGGACCTGAACCTGCATGAGATATTGAAAAATAAAGCACAATTTGCAGACGAGGAGGAGCACCTTAAGGCCCTGGTGATGAAAACCTGCAGGTTGACCTATACGGTTTGTAATGAGTTTATTGGTTGGGATTTTGTACGGGAAAATGCCAACTCCCAGGAATTCCTGAAACATTTATCAGATCAGCTGGAGTCGCTGTTGCTATCGGCATATCTGGAGCTTGATCATTTTAAAAACCACCCTTCACGCAGGGAAGGGCTTGCATTCCTATTAAAAGCCAGTAAAAATATAGTGTTTTCTTTTGCCTTTACCTCAGTGAGTGATTCGGATGTTCGCAAGAACTTTGTCAGTTTCCAAAAAGAATTACTTCCCTTTTTAGTGAAAGCCGCTTTATAA